CGGGCATTCCGTTCCCCGTCTGGTACTGTGCCGAGTGCGACGAGGAGATCGTCGCCGAGAAGGCGGACCTGCCGGTCGATCCGCTCTCCGACGACCCGCCAGTCGACGCCTGTCCGGCCTGCGGACACGACGAGTTCGAGCCCGAGGACGACGTGCTCGATACGTGGGCCACCTCCAGTCTCACACCGCTTATCAACGCCGGCTGGGACTGGGACGAGGAGGCCGGGGAGTTCACGATGGAACATCCCGAACTGTACCGGTTCGACCTCCGTCCGCAGGGCCACGACATCATCAGCTTCTGGCTGTTCCACACCCTCGTCAAGTGTTACGAGCACACCGACGAGGTCCCCTTCGAGGAGACGATGATCAACGGCCACGTCCTCGACGAGAACCGCGAGAAGATGTCCAAATCCGTCGGCAACGTCGTCGAACCCGAGGCGGTGCTCGAAGAGTTCCCCGTCGACGCCACGCGCTACTGGGCCGCCGGCACCGCGGTCGGCGACGACTTCCCGTTCAAAGAGAAGGACCTCCGCGCGGGCGAGAAGCTGATCCGCAAGCTGTGGAACGCCTCGAAGCTCGTCGAGTCGCTGGCTCCAGAGCCGTTCCCCGCGGAGCCGGACGACGACGACCTCCGAGAGCTCGACCGATGGCTCCTCGCCGAACTCGACTCGGAGATCGGCCGGCTCACCGAACTGCTCGAAAACCGGGAGTTCTCGAAGGCCCGAGACGGCCTCCGCAGTTTCTTCTGGAACACGTTCTGTGACGATTACCTCGAAATCGCCAAACAGCGCGACGACGCCGCCGCGGCGTACACGCTTCGAACCGCTCACCGTCGGTTTCTGAAACTGTTCGCGCCGCTTCTGGCTCACGTCACCGAGGAGCTGTGGCACGACATGTACGCGGACGCGATCGAGGCAGACGCCGCCGGTGCCAGCGACTCGGTCCACCTCGCCGACTGGCCCGAACCGCTCGGCGTCGACGCCGACCGCGACGCGGGCGCGGCCGCGACCGCCGTCGTCGGCGTCATCCGGAAGTACAAAAGCGAGAACCAACTCCCCCTGAACGCCGAACTCGACGCAGTCGAGGTGTACGCCGACGTTCGCGGCTTCGAGGCGGACATCACGGGCGTGATGCACGTCGCCGACCTCACCGTCCACCCCGACGCCGACGCTCCCGTCGAAACGGTGATCACGGGTATCGACCTCGATTACGCCACAGTCGGCCCGAAGTACGGCGAACAGGTCGGTGATATCGAGGCGGCGCTGGCACAGGACGACTACGAGATCGACGGCGACGAACTCCACGTCGCGGGCGTCACCCTCCTCGACGACGAGTTCTCGGTCGAGAAAACGCGGCAGTACCGCGGTGACGGCGAACTGCTCGAAGCCGACGACGTGGTCGTCATCGTGAACAACGACGCGTAACAGCCCCTTCGTTTCGTCTGCAGTTTCGGGCGTCTCTTCTCGCACTACAGGTCTGCGCCAACCGCCTGCTCGACAGTCTCGAACCCGTCTCGTTCCAGCAGCTTGAGGACGCCCTCGTTGATGTCGCGTGCGACCGTCGGCCCCTCGTACACGAGCCCGGTGTACAGTTGAACGATCGACGCCCCCGCGCGTATCTTCTCGTAGGCGCTTTCGGCGTCCGCAATTCCGCCCACGCCGATCACCGGCACGTCCGTTCGCTCGGCTACGAACCGAACGCGTTCGGTTGCGAGGTCTCTGATCGGCCGTCCGGACAATCCCCCGCGCTCCGCGCGGTTCGGACTCTGCAGCGAATCGGGACGCGACGTGGTCGTGTTCGTCGCGATGACGCCGTCCAAATCGCACTCGTCGACGACGGCGAGCGCCTCCTCGACGGCCGGTTCCGGCAGATCAGGCGAGAGCTTCACGAGGAGCGGCTCGGCCCCGGCGTCGGCGAGCGTTCCGAGAATCTCTTCTAACGCCTCGCGGTTCTGGAGGTCGCGGAGACCGGGCGTGTTCGGGCTGGAGACGTTGATGACGAAGTAGTCGCCCGCATCAGCCACGCGCTCGTAGGTGTATCGGTAGTCGGCGGCGGCGTCGGAGAGCGGAGTCGTCTTCGACTTTCCGATGTTCACTCCGACCGGAACGTCAGGAAGCGGCTCCCGGTCGAGCCGCTTTCCGACGACGTCAGCGCCCTCGTTGTTGAATCCCATCCGGTTTATCAACGCCTCGTCTTCCGTGAGACGGAACAGCCGCGGGCGCGG
This Halorubrum sp. BV1 DNA region includes the following protein-coding sequences:
- a CDS encoding valine--tRNA ligase — translated: MPSGEYDPDAVEPRWQRRWVDEETYAYPDDPVDPNTVFSIDTPPPTVSGSLHMGHLYGFTLQDFVARFERMNGDTTFFPFGYDDNGIASERLTEDELDIRHQDFERREFQAKCREVCADYEEQFTQNVQALGVSVDWDHTYQTIEPRVQRVSQLSFVDLYDQGREYREKAPAIWCPECETAISQVETEDDEQDSHFHDITFPVVRDDANDADGADRGDGASELDEAAETFTISTTRPELLPACVAVFVHPDDDENQHLVGESAEVPLFGHEVPIIADERVDMETGSGIVMCCTFGDQNDIEWYQVHDLDLRVAIDESGHMTAVAEEYEGLHSGEAREAIVADLDDAGALEERRAITHTVNVHERCGTSVEFLVTEQWYIQMLDKTDEYLDIGREMKWSPEKMFTRYEHWVEGLQWDWLISRQRSSGIPFPVWYCAECDEEIVAEKADLPVDPLSDDPPVDACPACGHDEFEPEDDVLDTWATSSLTPLINAGWDWDEEAGEFTMEHPELYRFDLRPQGHDIISFWLFHTLVKCYEHTDEVPFEETMINGHVLDENREKMSKSVGNVVEPEAVLEEFPVDATRYWAAGTAVGDDFPFKEKDLRAGEKLIRKLWNASKLVESLAPEPFPAEPDDDDLRELDRWLLAELDSEIGRLTELLENREFSKARDGLRSFFWNTFCDDYLEIAKQRDDAAAAYTLRTAHRRFLKLFAPLLAHVTEELWHDMYADAIEADAAGASDSVHLADWPEPLGVDADRDAGAAATAVVGVIRKYKSENQLPLNAELDAVEVYADVRGFEADITGVMHVADLTVHPDADAPVETVITGIDLDYATVGPKYGEQVGDIEAALAQDDYEIDGDELHVAGVTLLDDEFSVEKTRQYRGDGELLEADDVVVIVNNDA
- a CDS encoding quinone-dependent dihydroorotate dehydrogenase, with protein sequence MNAYDLLKPVLFRLPPETAHGLTHKLLKVTQGTPVTASLRPRYAVDSSRLSVNAFGLEFSNPVGVAAGFDKNAEIPRALASLGFGHVEIGGVTAERQPGNPRPRLFRLTEDEALINRMGFNNEGADVVGKRLDREPLPDVPVGVNIGKSKTTPLSDAAADYRYTYERVADAGDYFVINVSSPNTPGLRDLQNREALEEILGTLADAGAEPLLVKLSPDLPEPAVEEALAVVDECDLDGVIATNTTTSRPDSLQSPNRAERGGLSGRPIRDLATERVRFVAERTDVPVIGVGGIADAESAYEKIRAGASIVQLYTGLVYEGPTVARDINEGVLKLLERDGFETVEQAVGADL